CTTGAGGCGGTCAAGCCACTGCCGGAAGGAGCCACTACGGATAACGTCCCGTTTGCCACTGCTTCGCGCTCTTTGGGATACTTACTTTTTACGAAATACATGCTGCCTTTTCAAGTAACAGGCTTTCTCCTGCTTATTGCGATGATTGGTGTTATCGTGGTCAGCAAGAAAATCTCAGCATCCGGTGATGCTGAATCAGAAAGGCCCAAACGCGCCTGATTGGTCAGTGTGTTGAAATCGAAATGACTGTTGGACTAAACGCTTTTCTTATCGTCTCCGGTTTACTTTTTACAATCGGGTTTTTTGGCGTCCTTTTACGTAGAAATACGCTCGTGATTTACATGTGCCTGGAGTTGATGCTCAACGCGGTCAACCTGGCGCTTGTTGGATTTTCTCGCTACAACAACAATCTGGATGGCAGCGTATTTGTTTTTTTTATTATCACAG
The Rubellicoccus peritrichatus DNA segment above includes these coding regions:
- the nuoK gene encoding NADH-quinone oxidoreductase subunit NuoK yields the protein MTVGLNAFLIVSGLLFTIGFFGVLLRRNTLVIYMCLELMLNAVNLALVGFSRYNNNLDGSVFVFFIITVAAAEVAVGLAIIVALYRRRQTVMVDQLSAMRD